TGGCTGGAGGCCAGCCTGTAGAGCTGAATGCAATCCGCACAGGAACAGCCTCGGGACACAGGAGGAACAAACCCGCACCCCAGCCAGGTCGGTCATGTTCAGCTTCGGTGCTGCTCCGGGGCTGAACGCCACGCTTGACCTCTCATCGTGTTTTGTGACCTTTAAATCAAGACATTTTCTTCAAGGCTTTCCTGATGTGGAGGCTGCCGAGGGACGCCGCGCCAGTCTTGCAGTATGTGGCGTCGCCTTGGAAATCTTCCCCCTCCGACCATGAAATCCATAAAGCCTTCACGGCGCAGTACTGCTCCACCTATAGATGGGACTTCTCAGGATCGCCTCCAGGTGGGGCGGGGTTGTTGGGTACTGTCCACACATTGAGCCAAGTCCTCATCAAACCGCTGTGATGTTTATCGTCTGAAACGTATTCATCAGGATATGACAACATGAACcaaacaggaggaagagcagcgaaCCTGCGGACCAGGCGACAGGTGTCGTTCCCTGCTGACACCGAGATGAAGGCCACGTATCGGGGCAGGAAGCAAAAACCTGAActgcagaacagcagcagcacaggtcCAACCCCACTCCGTCCCGGCATAGGTActacacaacaaacaaacaaacaaacaaataatgatGAGATAAAATACTGATAAATCAAGCTTTAGTATCTTCTAACTTTGCTCCATGTTTTTAGTCCCCACTGTTGTTCAGCGGCACATCCAAACGCAGCAGAAAGAGCCTGATCTGACAACCTACGAGCGCTTCTGTGGAAAGAGAGTCAGGAACGTCTCATCAGTGCTGAAGTCTCTGCTGcctcaggagctgcagcagctccacaggaTGTTACCGGAGGAGGGTGAGCGGCTCTGACATCCTCCTTCGCTTCAGCACGTGTGCAGCCTGCTCCTTGATTTACGTGTTGCCTGAAAAACTGAAGTTACTTTAAGTCTGATCTgatcttttcttcatcttcttgcAGAAAAGGAGGCTGTGAAAATCATTTTGAGTAAGGATCCCAGCGATACAGAGAACCTGGAGAAGCTTCCAGCAGTGGCGTCCGCCTCTCGCTCTCCAGAGTACATATCAACTTGGCCCGGACCTGTTTGACCCCGGCTTCTTCATTTAGCAGTAtgttatttgagtgcttcaaagGACGCATAACTGAAAAACTATTTGTGATTGATCGATCTTAGTGTTGTTTTCCTCCTTCTGTTGTGATAATTAAACAGCTGTAATGAAAAAAGATTATTGTTTGCTTTT
The sequence above is a segment of the Salarias fasciatus chromosome 14, fSalaFa1.1, whole genome shotgun sequence genome. Coding sequences within it:
- the tex26 gene encoding LOW QUALITY PROTEIN: testis-expressed protein 26 (The sequence of the model RefSeq protein was modified relative to this genomic sequence to represent the inferred CDS: deleted 2 bases in 2 codons), which produces MLPRPASTSIIDSYSRSGPFGSTVYNRDFGWRPACRAECIRTGTASGHRRNNPHPSQAFLMWRLPRDAAPVLQYVASPWKSSPSDHEIHKAFTAQYCSTYRWDFSGSPPGYDNMNQTGGRAANLRTRRQVSFPADTEMKATYRGRKQKPELQNSSSTGPTPLRPGIVPTVVQRHIQTQQKEPDLTTYERFCGKRVRNVSSVLKSLLPQELQQLHRMLPEEEKEAVKIILSKDPSDTENLEKLPAVASASRSPEYISTWPGPV